In Candida orthopsilosis Co 90-125, chromosome 4 draft sequence, the genomic stretch CACAGGACCTACACCAGGGATTTTAGTCGGCGTGGGAACAGAGGGAAAACATCTCAGCCATGATTTTAGTGAAATGAAGACATTTGTGTCTCGTGATGGTGGGTATTCTTGGGATTTGGCATTGGAAACAGCTTGTGTGTTTTCCTTTGGTGATCAAGGAAATGTCATTATAGCAATGCCTTATTCTGGAGTGAAGAAAACTGACCCGGTTAATTACTTCCATTACTCATTAAACCAAGGTAAGGATTGGGAAACAGTGGAGATCAAAGATGCAGTTTACATTTTGGATTTCGTTACCACTGTCGATGGCTCGTCACGTAAGTTTTTAATTCATGGTATCAAGCCAAACTTTCATAACGGAGAAGATAGAGAGTTATTGTACCATGTTGACTTTTCCAAGGCATACAATGGCAGAACATGTAAAGATTCTGATTTTGAGGAAGTTTATGCCAGACAGATCCCTGATAATGTACGTCTTTGCGTTTATGGTCACAAGGAAAAATTTAGGAGAAGAAAACAAGATGCCGAGTGTTTTGTCAATAAATTATTTGAGGATGTTCGGGTTTATGAAGAGCCATGTCAATGTATTGAGCAGGATTTTGAATGTGCATTAGGATTCAAGCCAAGTGGAAAAGGTGGCAACAAATGCGTTCCTGACCCAAggatgatttcaaaattatgTGAATCGCAATCAAAAGATATTCTTGAGATTTATGATAAGTCAAAAATCAATGGAAATTTATGTGAattgagaaacaaaaaattggagGACTTTGCAAGTAAGGAAAAACTCAAATGTGCCGACTACTCTAAACCCAAAGATGGTCCAAGTGGTGACACTCAGGAGATAAAGGTTACATCAAGTGATTTTGAAGGAAAGTTGTCACAGTATGCCTATCTTGGTAACACCGAGAATAATATTGCTGATAATGTTGTTATGAAAACCAACGAGGAAAGTGTTTGGGTTTCGAACAATGGTGGTGTTAGTTTTGTAAAAGCACCAATCCATGATAAAATTCTTGGTTTCTACACGGGATCGATTCCAGGTCAAATTGCTCTTGTTTCAGATTCAGATGTTCTTTATTACTCCCAGGATGGGGGTGAAACATTTCTTAAATTCGGGACGCCAAACAAGTTTGTACCTGTTGTAAAAAAAACAGTGGCATTCCATAAAACTGATGCATCTAAGTACTTGTGGCTTGGTGGAAATTGCGATAGCGGCGATAGCAATTGTAAAGCATCAGCATATATGACTTCCAACTATGGCGAATCATTTAAAAACATTTTGGATCAAGTTGTTTCTTGTGACTATGTTGGCCCTTTCTTTAAGAAACCAGTTGAGAACTTGATCTTTTGTACTAAAATGGAAAGTGATGGCAAGAAAAGTTTGTACTCCATTGATGGGCTGAAGAGTGCCCAGAAGATCTATGACGACGTTGTTGGTTATGCTGTTTCAGACAAATATGTTGTGGCTGCCGTTGTAAAAGATGGATCACTTGAGGCTAAAGTCACTGTTGATGGTAAAATCTTTGCTGATGCTGATTTTCCAAAAGATCTCAAAGTTGAACCCCATCAAGCTTATACTGTTTTGGATTCAAGTTCAGGATCAATCTTTATGCATGTTACCACTAGTTCACAAAATGGATTTGAATATGgttcattgttgaaatcaaactcCAATGGTACTTACTTTGTCTTAGCATTGGATAACGTGAATCGAAATGAAGAtggatttgttgattttgatcGAATTGATGGATTGGAAGGTACTATATTGGCAAACATTGTTTCGAATTATAAAGACGGAAAGGGACCTAAGAAATTACAAACTCTCATTTCGAGAAATGACGGTAGTGAATGGGATTACTTGGTTCCACCAACAGTTGATTCAAACGGTGAAAAGTATGGATGTATTGGATCTTCACTTGAGAATTGTGCTTTACATTTACATGGATTCACCGAGCGTGCTGATTATAGAGACACTTATTCTTCTGGTTCAGCAATCGGGTTCTTGATTGGGGTCGGCAATGTTGGAGAGTACTTGAGTGATATTGCTTCTGCCTCAACTTTCTTGAGTACTGATGGCGGTGTAACTTGGAGAGAAGTGAAGAAGGGTGTTTATCAATGGGAATACGGTGATCAAGGTACCATTTTGGTATTAGTTGATGGAGTTGGTGAAACAGATAAATTCTTTTACTCATTAGATGAAGGCAAAAACTGGAACGAGTACAAATTTGCCGATAAGCCAGTCAAAATACTTGACCTCGCAACCGTCCCTACTGACACATCAAGAAAATTTATCATATTCGCTGATCATCCAAAAGATACAAGAGATACATTATCTTATTCCATTGATTTCACAAACATATACAAACGTCAATGTCAATTAGATCTCGATCATCCAGATTCTGACGATTATGAATATTGGTCACCATCACATCCAAACACTGCCGACAAGTGTCTTTTCGGACACGAATCGAAATATTTGCGTCGTGCAATAGGACACCATGATTGTTTTATTGGTGGTGCTCCCTTAACTGAAGGTTATAAAGTAAccaaaaattgttcatgTACGAGACGTGATTATGAATGTGATTACAACTATTACAGAGATACTAAAGATAACACATGTAAATTGGTTGCTGGTTTGTCTTCAAATGATCGCAAGAAGGATATGTGTAGTAAACCTGGTGCATTCCAATATTTCGATAGCACGGGGTATAGGAAAATCCCACTTTCTACATGTGAAGGGGGTAAACAATATGACACATATAGTCCACACGCATGTCCAgggaaagaaaaagaatttaatGAATTTTATGGGCGTGAGGTCAAAGGCAGCAAATTATTTTTCGTCATTTTGATCCCGTTAATCGTATTCATTGGAGCCACTTGGTTTGTTTATGATCGTGGAGTTAGACGTAATGGTGGGTTTGAAAGATTAGGACAAATTCGATTAAATGATCAAGATTTCGACGATGGGTTTAacccaattgaaaataatcaaGTTGATGCCGTTGTCAATAAAATTGTGAAAGGTGGGGTCTATACTGCTGCTGTCATTTTTGCCACTTTTAAAACAGTGCAAAAAGTTGATCGAAtggttttggaaaaaattggaaatgttGTATTTAGACGTAACCCGGGTGCTAGAAATTATGTTTCTATTcctgatgaagatgatgatttgtttggtgattttgatgataatgtcGATGAAGAATTGGCGCAGGGGGCAAGATTAAGTCAGGAGCAATATGATCGTGATGTTTTTActgatgattttgtatatgatgatgatttggaggATCTTGGGTCGAATGTTGATATTGGTGCCAATGGTAGTAGAAGCGAGGAaggtggtgatgatgatcaTGATAAGAAGTCAAAGGCTTCGGATAATGAGAGgctttttgatattgaagatgaagatgatattgatgatagAGTATCGTCGAaaggtgatgatgaatctGGTTCGAAGTAAGTAGAGATGTCACCTGTACAATTGTaataaaatatatattCAAACTGTTACAATTCCACTAAATTCATAGTCATAAAACGCCGCatatatttcaaataaagtaatatacaaaattaaaagaatATAACCAAAAGCAACTGAATCCCTACTTTTCCCGTTGTAAATCAATCTCGTGTAATAAATCCTCCGGATTTACACTATCAATCATATCCTGCTCATGAATTCTTCGTACATATCCCTTTCGgttcttcaacaatgcaAGATATGgaatcaaatacaataatCCAAACAACGAAGTAGAGCCCAAAGCACAAGCTAATGAaataccaacaactttCCCCCTAGATAAATAATTAtgcaaatttttcaaatcgtCAGATGATTGAAGACGATAGTAATCGTCTATAAGTATGGTTTTAACGTCTCCAATGGTTGAGTATGAATGGGGTGATGTCGTGTACACATATGGGATCCATGATGTACCATTGTATAACGCCATATTGATGGGACCGTAATCCTTGAGTGAATAAGTTCCAGCAACAAGTAAGATTTTACTCTTGTCAAATAAGTCTCCGttatatgatgatgatttggataaagtcaacaatttcaagtcATGAAAAACAGCGTGATTGGAGTCAGtataatcaatttcattatcTATATTTGACCACTTCGATCCATCGAATCCGTAAATGAAATCATCTCCCATAGCAATCATTCTACCACTCAGATCACTATTTGACCGATCATTAAGGATAAATCGATTAACAGTTTTGttcaatgaattcaatgatgattcaGTATCAAATGATCCacctttgaaattgtatgtgagaaaaacaacattgttattgtttagGGTCAAATTTCTCCCCGAAATGAGTACTCTACTCGACGTGTAGAACTTCATGTCAGTAACAACGCCATCAATCGTGGCAGTCAGGTCTGTATTGTCGTTTTGCGGATCAAGCCATCTCGTATTGGCAATATCATAAACACATAATGACTGACAGCTCAATGATCCAGCAGTATCGAAATCTCCACCAACAAGTAACTTCTTACCATCATCATACAACACTATTGAGTTGACACTGATGGGGTTCCCATTACTGTTTGAAAGTGCTGCCGGCTGGAATGATGCAAAAGtatcatttttcaaatcataaaTAACAAGACCAGTGACATCTTGATCATTAATCGATACAGATGAATTCATaccaacaaacaaatacTCACCATTGCTATCAGCATACAAGGACTGAATCATGGTATCATCTTCCCATAATATGTCACCTTGTAATGGTTGAATACTATTTGATGGATTCTTATTATTGATGATCCCCACATTTTCCACATCGCTAGAGTTAAATTTCCCACCAATGACACTGATTGAATCATTCACGTAAAATGAACTTGAAATATAACTGTTATCACTGGACGATATATCAATCCCaaatttggagaaattggcACTTTTGATATATGCTTGATCATTAGAGTAGAAATCCATGACACTAAATCCGGAGCCTCCAAGAACTTGCAACAGTGACGTGAGAGATACTGCTTGAGTAAGGTTGAATTGACGACTTGACCATTCGAAATTGGTGTTATCCCAtgttttgaatattgaACCTTGTGCTGAGAATACATAGTATTCGACTCCATCGAGAGTAAAATCAgcaaattgatcaaattcagCATTCTCGTAGTCATTTCCAAACCCATACCACTGGTCGTCCGTCGATAATATGGCGAAGTTATTAGCCAGTGAAACCGAATCATTCTTGTTGGAAAGATCTTTGATTGTAGCATCAGATATACTGAATTGTCCAAGTACTAGCAAACCGTTGTCGAGAGTAAATGTCTTTGATATAGAATTATTGAATGTCGCACCTTTGAAATTATGCGTAtctctttttctcaatGTCGTTGGCAAATCAAtgtttgattcatttgatgTGGTGTTGTAAGATGACACATTCAAAGTGATCAAGTTATTATTCGACAAGGTTAAATTATTACtgtttgattcaaattgacCAAGGATGAACAATGATTCATCATGGaaattaatttcatcaagaacAGAACTATTTGAAAGTCGACTACTCAACAAGTTGATAGATGAATTACCAATGTAGGTGTTGTTGGGACTCAAGTAtgtcttgttgtttatcTTGTAATGAACCAAGTTTTCGTCAAAGTTTGAGAAATTAGCCAATGaatattcaaataatccattcaattcaattcgAGTCAAATTTGACCTCAATGAGCTTCTTGTGTGATTAGTATTATTACGATCATAATACAGATCCAATGAAACAATGTTTGCTACTACTTTGTCAATAACCATGAATGGACTTTCAGCACCTGAGGTAATTGCCTCATGGAACAGAACTTCAATCCTATTTGAGCTCCCATCAGAACTGTTCAAATGACCCAGGTATAAATAGTCAAATTTTACATTCTCGTTattttggtaaatcaaATTCGAGGACAATAtgtcgtcatcatcaccaattacGGTAACATTAACAATGACTCTCTGTGAACATGAATTATCAGCAGCACAACCTGGAGTGGTCATTATAATGGAATAATCTCCTGAGTATGATATATTTGGATACAATGCTATCTTTGCTGATGTGTCATAACTCACCATATAATCAGTGTTTGTAACAACAGATGAAATACTCTTGACAGATTGGAAATCACCAGAGATAATCTCGGCGTAGTTATTATTATCTTGTCCAAAATCATTACCACAATTGGGCTCATTCAATGTATTGTTTCCAAACACTTGAATCGAATTTTGGTATAGTTCAAACCCTGAAAATGCACCTTGTTCGCCATACCAGTCTATAATAGTCaatccaattgaatcaaaactAACAGAATCAATAAAGGCAAActcttgaaaatttgatccATATCCAAGATTCTTGGTTTTAGTACTGGGGTCATAGTATCTGAAATACGTTccatcctcttcatcaacaaagacATCGTCTCGATTTAGCTCAGTAGCATTATcaatattgttttcaacatAATCATTCAACTGGTCAAATGCAACCAATGGACACCAAGCGTCACAAGTACTCAACTCATTTGTTTCAGGATCAATATAAGTAAGATTCATAATACCATTGTTTGGAAAAGAATATATTCTAAACAACTTGATTCCATTGTTGCTTTCTGGTATATATATTCTTGCTTTAGTAGGTGTAATCCCCTTCATTTCATCGGGAAGTTCAACTTTCCATTCTGCTCCTGAACTTGGTTGTGCCTGCCATACATTATCTTCTGATGGACAAATGACAAGTGAGTTTTCACTATCGTCTTGAGCATTGACAGCGGTAAACAGACCATGTCTTAGTGATATCTGCTGTTCAGCATTgacaattgttgagtttgtttCATTATGATGACGCGTTGAGTTTGTTGTCATGTTGTGCAATAGTAGATCCGATAAACCCAAAGTGTTGAATGAACCACCAAACAAAATCGATCCTAATGCCTTGTCATCTTTGTCTGCTAGCTTGGAAATGGAATTTATGACTGCATTGTCACCAAATCCTTGAAACAAAGTAGAAGAAAGCTTTTTTGATGTTATATTATAAATTGCTGCTCCAGCAGTGCTGTTGTAGGTGAAATTACCGCCTAGGTACACAAGatcattatcaatgaaTATGGTATTGACATGTCCATCGACCTTGTCATCGTCGGTTATTATATcggttgttgaatttgaagtgATGTTGTATATCAAAGGGCTTTTCACTTGTTTACCATTAAATGTAGTGAAATCACCATTGAGTATAACAGTATCATCTGATAGCCTATAtagttgattgattgaacCATTAAGGTCAGCATATTTTGAGTTGAAATTACTTTTTGAATCTTGAACATAAAGACTGTTCGAAGTAGATGTtgtggatgatgatgaattgtcTCGTTTTTTAAGTGAATTGTCTGGTGGGTCCTCAATTGATGGTAAACTGACTTCATCAGATATCCCCTTGTAGCTATAGAAGCTAACAGCTGAAAACGATCCAAAGAAACCTATTCGATCTCCAATAGAACTATAATCAAGCTGCGGCTGACtaacattttgaaaaagtgaGCTTGTTTCTCCTAACACTGCCAGACAATTTAGTAGTAGTaatagtagtagtagtagtaaCGTCTGTAGAAGTGTATTGCTATATCCAAACATGTCATAAATATGTATGTGTGTAGTATTAGTTAGTGGTTTGTTGGATCCGGTGATTTGATATCAGATCAATGTTGAAGTAGAcgaagaaaaaaacaaaaaaaaaattggtcTCTTCTGATTTTTGACGTGGTTATAAAATGTAAACGAAGTGAAAAACAAGGGAATACGTGGTAAATAAGTAAACGATTGGATAGTAAGCTTTCTAGCGATGATGATTGAAGCTACTAAAATGGGTAAAGGTCTTCTTTTTGGCCTATGGTTGgttaaagaaaaagtgtgttgttgtaaaaatgtcacttcaatttttttcttccttcccatttgaaacaatttctcctttttgttttcttctGTTGTGTCTGGTTTAGTGTTGTAATTTGTTAATGTGTATGTATGTACGCATTATGTGTGCATGtatttattttgtttacGTGTGTTTTGTGTCTGTCTGAAACTTTGGTTTTAATGTCTGTTGTTAAGTGCCGTGTTTACATTTTCTGTTCATACGAAACAAATAGAGTACAGAAACATGATAGATTTTTGGTGTCGTGTATTAAATTTGACCATTGAATATTTTAATGTCATAAATTGTACATTCACGACAATCAGTTAAACAACAGTACAAAAATACTCAGACACTATATAGTGTTAGGATAATACTTTGTTTTATAGATAAGTTAATAATAAGCAAGAAAGAGAAgtgttgatcaattaaGCTTCCTCTGTAAAGACCTTGGCTTTCCCAGTTTTGCACAGGTCCGGTTGATCAGCAGGAAGACGCAGGCTTTTGACATTAAACAGGATTCTGTATGTAAATAATATTAATACAATACTTTCATTTGCTCTACTGAAAACGCACAGCCCATTGCTAGCTCCCCCCCTCGTCTCCCCTCATTTATTACTACTTTCCTTTTTGCAGATCTCTACTTGCTTTGCAGTTGGTTTGGTTGAGTGTGTATATTTGTTGTTAATCGTCTAATTAATTATAgtaatatttttttattacaaaatagaagaagaagaatacGCATCtctttgtgtttgtttCTTTATTGAGATTTTCCAACTTTCGTGTCAGtgtttatttatttatgTACAATATCTGGTAGTGTTGtacattcaaattcattactTTAAAACTAATTACAATGGGTTCAGGGGTATGAAGATAATGAGACATTTGTTATGGTGTTCCAGCCGTATGTGTTTATGAAAGTAGTTCATCCGTCCCATCTCTTCTTATGCTTATGGAAGTTATATCATAAAGAATATTTGTATACCAAAGAAGGGCCCATAATGGAATCGTGTGTTATAGCgttcaaaagaagaaagagaagcTTACTATTGCTTGAGGATGTATTCAGCACAGAACGGCTTGAATCTACATACAAAGACACCTTCCTGTGTAATGGTGAATAGCTTCTTTTGGCATTGAAAGTTCAAATCTAATGTCGTAAAATCAGTGTCGTACTTGTTTTTGATCACAGAAAATATGACATCAATTATTCTTAAACAAAGCTATTGTTACAACAGAAAATTATCTGATCGCTCTTAATTCCATACAAATTCCATTATAATAGTCATCCTACAATCTTACACCATCTTTCATCTTTCACCTTTCATCTTTCATCCTTCACCAATATAGAATTAATGGACTATTCAAAAGGCTTGGATCCACTTGTATCCAAACAACATCTACTATATCACTCGTTTTCTCCATTGGTTTCCCTACAATCTACACATAATGTTGATTTATTCTTTCAATCAGTATTAAATCGCAATGATTCGATATCAACTTTACAAGTTTTCAAACCATTTGGTAATAATATTAAGTATTTCATTCctaatcaacaatttaaaatCACCAACACTCAACTCATAACAAAGAGTCATGATTATTTCCCAATTAGATTTGAATCCACAATGCCAGAAATACTATCGGTGGCAACTGcccaacaacagcaaagGAGGAGTCACGATGGTGTTAGTGCTTCTAGCAGAGACCCGGATTCATCGTCTAGCGGATCATTGGGAAATACACCAAGCTCTATATTGCATGAAGTTCcacaattggaacaattaTTTAGCATATCTTCTTTAGAACAATATTTGCGGTATGCTGCCAAAGATAAAACTAATAATAAAGATTTGTACTTGACTTTTTTTGACAAAGTCATTACGTCAAACAGACCAACGGCATTTGAAACCTTTAATCATCCAGTGGCACAAGtgtttgttattgattATGAGAATGATACAATAGATGATTTACGCAAATTAATTGTTGAGTTTAGAAACTACAATTTCCccaaatattttcaaattgatgatttattaATGCATGTGTTTGTGGTTTTTGATTCAGCAAAGTACAAACCTACTGAATTATCAGGATTTCAACATAGTATCAGGCTGAAGTTGAacattgaatcaactttaCTTGCTATAAAGTCGGATTCCGGGGATGAAGAACAAGTGTCGTTATCGTTAGTTGAAAATTGCACAATTGAAGAACATTTACAACGACTTTCACTTAAAGAGGCAAGTTCCACTTTCACGATGCCTATTTCCATTGATACATCTATAAAGTTTGGAGTAAATACCTTTATCAACAAGTATCTAATACCACATATGCAGAATAAATTACGAATCTGGGATGACCAAGTGTTACAACCCAAAAAGTCAATAACAGGGAGATTCTTTTCAGCATCTCGGAAACTATTCAACAATAGTGATTCAAACTTGCTTTCGTCAACATCGACTACATCTACGGGCTCTTCACATCCTTCA encodes the following:
- a CDS encoding Pep1 protein (S. cerevisiae homolog PEP1 has signal sequence binding, has role in ER-associated protein catabolic process, protein targeting to vacuole and localizes to Golgi apparatus), encoding MKYTSILLILYSWCSIIHAFTPEISVTESDSISRLIRYFDDSSNILILRDRKALISFDDGKSFDPVKGIEEAVVSIHFDPFVKSRAFILTMTKHHYMTNDKGESWSKFTSDVYEFDGNGMASESKLEFNAADPNLILMSNYQCPDEEYNHKCEHVFHYTRDGFKTASKKLPINAHVCRFSRATKESEIANTETIYCSENELNSYKHIVKSRLYKSDDFFKNRKEFDLTETGNGAIIDIKVEENFMTVVMRNDKFNEKSKVDMYVSKDGKDFLKADLQVDLKYGVMSFHSSSPSSLFLSTMAYGRGLSRASKLFRSDSLGLHFTEVLDNIASDVVLKVENIDGAWLADIQVESEEDEPKSLLDIIFGGGKSKDLITKYSYNDGDDWVPLKSNSDDCKLEDGCSVHLWSFSELGGKGKFITGPTPGILVGVGTEGKHLSHDFSEMKTFVSRDGGYSWDLALETACVFSFGDQGNVIIAMPYSGVKKTDPVNYFHYSLNQGKDWETVEIKDAVYILDFVTTVDGSSRKFLIHGIKPNFHNGEDRELLYHVDFSKAYNGRTCKDSDFEEVYARQIPDNVRLCVYGHKEKFRRRKQDAECFVNKLFEDVRVYEEPCQCIEQDFECALGFKPSGKGGNKCVPDPRMISKLCESQSKDILEIYDKSKINGNLCELRNKKLEDFASKEKLKCADYSKPKDGPSGDTQEIKVTSSDFEGKLSQYAYLGNTENNIADNVVMKTNEESVWVSNNGGVSFVKAPIHDKILGFYTGSIPGQIALVSDSDVLYYSQDGGETFLKFGTPNKFVPVVKKTVAFHKTDASKYLWLGGNCDSGDSNCKASAYMTSNYGESFKNILDQVVSCDYVGPFFKKPVENLIFCTKMESDGKKSLYSIDGSKSAQKIYDDVVGYAVSDKYVVAAVVKDGSLEAKVTVDGKIFADADFPKDLKVEPHQAYTVLDSSSGSIFMHVTTSSQNGFEYGSLLKSNSNGTYFVLALDNVNRNEDGFVDFDRIDGLEGTILANIVSNYKDGKGPKKLQTLISRNDGSEWDYLVPPTVDSNGEKYGCIGSSLENCALHLHGFTERADYRDTYSSGSAIGFLIGVGNVGEYLSDIASASTFLSTDGGVTWREVKKGVYQWEYGDQGTILVLVDGVGETDKFFYSLDEGKNWNEYKFADKPVKILDLATVPTDTSRKFIIFADHPKDTRDTLSYSIDFTNIYKRQCQLDLDHPDSDDYEYWSPSHPNTADKCLFGHESKYLRRAIGHHDCFIGGAPLTEGYKVTKNCSCTRRDYECDYNYYRDTKDNTCKLVAGLSSNDRKKDMCSKPGAFQYFDSTGYRKIPLSTCEGGKQYDTYSPHACPGKEKEFNEFYGREVKGSKLFFVILIPLIVFIGATWFVYDRGVRRNGGFERLGQIRLNDQDFDDGFNPIENNQVDAVVNKIVKGGVYTAAVIFATFKTVQKVDRMVLEKIGNVVFRRNPGARNYVSIPDEDDDLFGDFDDNVDEELAQGARLSQEQYDRDVFTDDFVYDDDLEDLGSNVDIGANGSRSEEGGDDDHDKKSKASDNERLFDIEDEDDIDDRVSSKGDDESGSK
- a CDS encoding Rax2 plasma membrane protein — encoded protein: MFGYSNTLLQTLLLLLLLLLLNCSAVLGETSSLFQNVSQPQLDYSSIGDRIGFFGSFSAVSFYSYKGISDEVSLPSIEDPPDNSLKKRDNSSSSTTSTSNSLYVQDSKSNFNSKYADLNGSINQLYRLSDDTVILNGDFTTFNGKQVKSPLIYNITSNSTTDIITDDDKVDGHVNTIFIDNDLVYLGGNFTYNSTAGAAIYNITSKKLSSTLFQGFGDNAVINSISKLADKDDKALGSILFGGSFNTLGLSDLLLHNMTTNSTRHHNETNSTIVNAEQQISLRHGSFTAVNAQDDSENSLVICPSEDNVWQAQPSSGAEWKVELPDEMKGITPTKARIYIPESNNGIKLFRIYSFPNNGIMNLTYIDPETNELSTCDAWCPLVAFDQLNDYVENNIDNATELNRDDVFVDEEDGTYFRYYDPSTKTKNLGYGSNFQEFAFIDSVSFDSIGLTIIDWYGEQGAFSGFELYQNSIQVFGNNTLNEPNCGNDFGQDNNNYAEIISGDFQSVKSISSVVTNTDYMVSYDTSAKIALYPNISYSGDYSIIMTTPGCAADNSCSQRVIVNVTVIGDDDDILSSNLIYQNNENVKFDYLYSGHLNSSDGSSNRIEVSFHEAITSGAESPFMVIDKVVANIVSLDSYYDRNNTNHTRSSLRSNLTRIELNGLFEYSLANFSNFDENLVHYKINNKTYLSPNNTYIGNSSINLLSSRLSNSSVLDEINFHDESLFILGQFESNSNNLTLSNNNLITLNVSSYNTTSNESNIDLPTTLRKRDTHNFKGATFNNSISKTFTLDNGLLVLGQFSISDATIKDLSNKNDSVSSANNFAILSTDDQWYGFGNDYENAEFDQFADFTLDGVEYYVFSAQGSIFKTWDNTNFEWSSRQFNLTQAVSLTSSLQVLGGSGFSVMDFYSNDQAYIKSANFSKFGIDISSSDNSYISSSFYVNDSISVIGGKFNSSDVENVGIINNKNPSNSIQPLQGDILWEDDTMIQSLYADSNGEYLFVGMNSSVSINDQDVTGLVIYDLKNDTFASFQPAALSNSNGNPISVNSIVLYDDGKKLLVGGDFDTAGSLSCQSLCVYDIANTRWLDPQNDNTDSTATIDGVVTDMKFYTSSRVLISGRNLTLNNNNVVFLTYNFKGGSFDTESSLNSLNKTVNRFILNDRSNSDSSGRMIAMGDDFIYGFDGSKWSNIDNEIDYTDSNHAVFHDLKLLTLSKSSSYNGDLFDKSKILLVAGTYSLKDYGPINMALYNGTSWIPYVYTTSPHSYSTIGDVKTILIDDYYRLQSSDDLKNLHNYLSRGKVVGISLACALGSTSLFGLLYLIPYLALLKNRKGYVRRIHEQDMIDSVNPEDLLHEIDLQREK
- a CDS encoding Gsg1 protein (protein similar to S. cerevisiae Gsg1p, which is a subunit of the TRAPP complex involved in targeting of ER-to-Golgi transport vesicles), whose product is MDYSKGLDPLVSKQHLLYHSFSPLVSLQSTHNVDLFFQSVLNRNDSISTLQVFKPFGNNIKYFIPNQQFKITNTQLITKSHDYFPIRFESTMPEILSVATAQQQQRRSHDGVSASSRDPDSSSSGSLGNTPSSILHEVPQLEQLFSISSLEQYLRYAAKDKTNNKDLYLTFFDKVITSNRPTAFETFNHPVAQVFVIDYENDTIDDLRKLIVEFRNYNFPKYFQIDDLLMHVFVVFDSAKYKPTELSGFQHSIRSKLNIESTLLAIKSDSGDEEQVSLSLVENCTIEEHLQRLSLKEASSTFTMPISIDTSIKFGVNTFINKYLIPHMQNKLRIWDDQVLQPKKSITGRFFSASRKLFNNSDSNLLSSTSTTSTGSSHPSFNHRENQYYKSSPEQMTRKLADWSLMLKDFKYAYSTYDIVRKDYSNERAWLYVASTQEMCIVSLLLQHTTNSTTPPDKNTLRRIKHDIIEPYMDNLSYTFKSRLNLKTYSLASFIIVVELLLLMCQTYQQSIWWFDIIEKYLHKLIVDFDTSMTNTTYSVIKALFLERLGYNSGRYFITSGKYITNLDNKAADEEPLEEGMYANKLKLPSTKSSMGLTKFRTSALWYLLSMNEWFDAKSKSQIDRLLPNVMEVYEDGDVDDGENNNEDNEDNEDKKEELWFNRKNYLLNRIRDV